A window of Fusarium musae strain F31 chromosome 1, whole genome shotgun sequence genomic DNA:
ACGTAAAGACTCATCTCCCTCAAGTGAGACGGGAGGTCAATCACACTTCTACCCCTCGGCGCCCTCGGCTCAACGACTTCAACGGGTGGCCCGTGGACGAGCGAGAGGCTATTGCGCGTTTCTTCAAAGACAGCATTGTGACTGGTGAAGCCGAGATAACCAGGAGCCACGGCGGGTGAAGGCGTCGAGTCATTGCtcggtggaggtggaggttgaggttCGGTGCGGACGGGGGACCGAAGCCGTTGCTTCTTGACCGTGGCGCCCGAAACGGTGTAGACGCATGTCTCGTTCCGCTTTCTGCAGCGTGAACAGGTTGGCTGGCCGTGGTCGCAGGCTACTTTCCGCGCTCGACATGGATCGCAGGCTTGCGGACGACCGTTTAGGCGTAGGAGGAGAGGGGCCGTTGACATGGTGCCATTGAAAAATGCTGATGAATCCGATGATGATAAATCTTGATTCTCGGCTTGGAGGTTGCTTCGGCTTGAGATATCGGCCTCGAAATTGTGTGGGTGTTGCGTTTGATGAGAAAATAGAGTGTCAAATGTGGGGTTCGGCCTGAAAATAGAGTACTcggcttggcttggtggaCTCGGCATGAGATTCGAGGACTCGGCTTGACAATGAGTGGCTTCGGCTCGAACTCGAGGGACTCGGCTCGACAATAATGGAGAGTCGGGGTCAAGTACCCACTTGGTTCAGCTCGGCTTACAGGGGTTTATACTGCTTTTGGCACGCCGAGTGGTGATGCAGAGTGCGGAATGTGTCACTCGGAGTCGGATCGAAAGCCTTCAATCATGCAGGGCTGACAAGATGTGATCCATTTCAAGGGCGCTGAGATGTCATTTTTTAACGTTTGTGACTCAATCGCTTGATGGTGTGTAAGTTCTGTCTGAGTATAAGTAGAAGCTGTGCCCCCGAGATTTGAGGCATCAGATCAAGATACATCAGCATCAATACAGTTTGCAGTCTACAAGACATTTACACTACACTCAAGAAGCACTCTACACTACACACACACTTataaaacaacaaacaacatcttcaacatgtcGAACCCTACATACAAGATCGCCAACGTCTCCGAGACAACACTTGTTGACACAACAAAGCCTTCAACAAGTACCAAGCCTGGTATGTCTCTCTCACATCCTCTCAATCACTCCCACTAACAAACCAGGTCTTGAAACAACACCTCATAAACCTTCACTCAAGGAAAAGATCCAGAGGAAGCTGGCAGGCTCTGTCGACCCTACAAAAAAGCCAGCTGATCCTTACAAGTCATGGGAAGCTCGATCAGGTCAGCAAGACAATCACTTCAAGCCGAATGCCAAAGCTAATGCGTTCCCAGTAGCACTGCTCTAAATGGACCGAGACATGACACCCTGAATTTTGGCTAGAGTTTTGGACGTATCGGAGCACGCTATGGTTAAACTTGTCTTTTTGTTTGTGTGTTGGCTGGAGATATCCCTGTATCAGAATGAACTGATCTGTCACTTTTGCCTTATGATCTAATAAAATAAACCACACTGGTGCTTATTTCCATTCCTTCGGTCCCAACGTCAGCCCCGACCCAAAGTAAGCCCATGCCACGACTGCCGTGCAACATCGGCAGATGCGGGCGTATAAACCCCCCAGTAGCATAGCGTAATCGGAAGCATCGGGGTCAGAATAAGCGCGCTTCTCGCATTCACTTCGAGTCCGAGACATCCTCTCTCTTGGAGACCTCCCACTCCGAGCGGAGGACCTCTCCCTTCGTGTAGATGACGCTCTCATCGGTCCAGAAGTGCACGCGGCTTCCAAAATGGTGCTGCGCGATGACGAAGATCTCCTTGACGGTGTCGATGACGGCGGCGTCGAAGACGCTCGTGCTGCGCAGGCTGTAGAACAGGTCGCAGTTGTTGGGGTCGGCGGGGATGCGCGGGTTGTTGGTGAGCGCGAAGTGGACGAAGCGCTTGTCGAAAAACTTGGGGAAGTCGGCGTCGGaggggaggatgaggagacgGGCTTCTTCGTCGGTCTTGTAGACGGTTGTTAGGTCGTCGAGGAATTCGGCGTACCTCATTTTGTTCTCGGGGGTTGGGCAGAGGATGGGGAAGATGTCGAAGCCGCAGTCAAAAgacatgatgaggatggtttGAGGTGAAGGAATGCGTTTAAGAGGGCGAGGATAGAAGAGGTGCTGCGATGGAGAGTTGGGATGGAGTTGAGGGGAGATGGATGTCGATGGTCGAGCAGCATTGCTTCGCGCTCCTGCCTGGCGCTGGCAGCGGCGAGCTGTTTGCTCCAGAATTTATGCAGAATTTGCTCTTAGTTTGGAGGCTTAAACAAACATCTAATCCATTTGACCAGACTCGCGACACTCTAACCTACAAATCTTGCTTCGAAACATGAACCATAAATTAAGCGTCATGTACAAACTTTCGCATATGTACATGTCCAAGAAAGGATTCAGAGGCCTACAGGCATGATAAAGCCGCTGCACTAGCAGAGATCACCTCCTTTTTGCCAGTTACAAGTGTAGATGGTTCGCGGTGTCAGGTGTCTGCCTCCCTTTTGTTTGCATTGGCAAAGAATGGCAAATGAAGTTATCGCCAAATGAGTGGACTCGAGATCCAGGACTTCCTGTGAGACGCACAAACGTATGAACGCACATCCGCAAAGACAATGGAGGGGAGTCTGATAGAAGTAGATCGAACAACATTTCTTGAAGCTCACAGAAGAAGTACTCCGCTGAGTGCGAAGTACAGCTGCATCCAGAGCTCAAGCTCTTTTTTCATTATTGCAACTTTGCAAGCAAATGCGCCACGACCAATTCTCGGCTCAGATGTAGCGACAAAAACATAAACCACACATCCTCCACTGGATAAGTGGCTAAAGATGCGAGATTCGGAGACAGAAGGGCTCCCCTACTCCCTCAATGGACTCAAGCTTGCTCCACTCATGGAGTTCTTGAGTACCCAAGGTAAGCTCCAACTAGATCATCTAGGACTGTGTGAGTGAGGCTTGCATCAAAGGGAGATGGGAAATCCTGGGATCCAACGCAAGGAAATGCTGGCAAGATGGATTGGAAAGTCGCGCACAATTGCTGACACCTCAATGCTACCGACCAGCATCCTTCAGAATCCACGAGCCTGACCAGAGCGTTACGTCCAAGTCTGACTGATAAGCTGGCTATCTCATGTAAGGAGGCGCAGGCTTTGAGCTCAAGTGTGTCTGATCAACGGGTTCATGAACAGCTTTCCGTACTTGTATCTCTGATGCCTTGCTTGGGATCAGAACAGCATTGCCGGTGTTATAGATTTTCGCTGAATCGGTTGAGCTAATGTGTGTTCAAGTCTCTCCTGTCATGGCCCTGGCTGACAAACAATATTGTAGAGTAAAAGTCCTCGCTTTACGCTCCATCCAATGGGACCGCGTGTCTAAGTTGAGAATGGGGTCAAGGCGAAGCCCAGTCTCTTGACAACGCTGGATGACCCAGAGATGCCCCCTTAGGCAAAAAGACTACTGGCAAAGTACTGTCAAACTCCAAGAGCGCTCCGACAGAAGTTTCGGTATCTGCTAACTGATTCAGTAGTAGATCCGGCGGATATACGAAACATCGTGCTAGTGCAGCAAAATGACCCTGTCAAATGTAGGAAAGGTTCGCCTGTAGCTTACTATCATTGGGAGAGCACTTGGCCCAATCTTTAAGGTTGAGTTGCGAGTTAATGCTTTATCGGGAAATTGGTAGAGCTGGGGGGCTTGTGATCGAAGGTAACTGGGACAAATGTAGACAAGAAGACTCTAGCCAAGCAGGGCTAGAGGTCCAACTTCCACGACATTACTTTCCTCCAGTGTTTCCACCACCGTCTCCATCGCTGTAACCTTGAAGTCCATACTCCTGCATAACTTCCTGACCTCCTTCTCcgcctcctcaacatctccaagtgTATAATACCCCCACTGCTTATTACACCGCATCCTATGCATCCCATTCCAGTACCTAACACTTTCCCCAAAACACTCCTTCGCAATAACGAGTACCTCGAGGACATGAGCAACAGCCGCTTCGAGTGGTAAACCACCGTCTCCGAAGCTGAGGCGGAAACTTAGGAAGTAGTTACAGTGTTCAGGATTGGCGGGGATTTTAGGGAACTAGGGGAGTGTGAAGTAGTAGAAGGCGGCGTCGGCGTCGGCTATGAGGAGCGGTTTGGAGGTGAAGGGATGGAGTCGGGAGGAGAATGTTGTTCTGAGGCgagcgaggaagagagcgTAGAGGGATTGGTTGAAGGGTGTTGGGGGGAGAGGAGGGTAGATGCTGAAGCCACATTCGTACTCTACGGTCATTTTGTGAGCTATACTTGTGATGTTAGTACAATTCTGAGATAAAGAGAAATAGAGAACTTGCCGTTTTAGCGTAGTGGTGATGGTCAACGGTTGTACTTCGAGCCGTAGACGGAGACTCGATGCGTGACGAGACGAAATAAGGGGTCGCTGGCATTTCTCAACCTGGCAGGATCTCAGGTAATAGACAGCAACATTGAAGGTCAATGTTTTGTCGACATCGTCCGTCTGTATAATGTGATGTGCCCGTTGTCAAGTTATCGCAAAGCCCATCTCCGCATTTGATGTTGTCGTCAACCCATGATGTTCTTTGTTCAGACAAGGCGACCATGTGACTTCTTTGAGGTCAATTCGACATCTGTTCCAACACAAAAGAAGTATGATTACAAGTATCTATATGAGGAACCCCGCATCGGAGAATTCATTGAATTGCTGCGTGATCGTGACAGAGCTCATGAAGCAAACTTAACGCAGCAACAGGGTCATCCACGATGTTAATTTTAAGCCTCCCGACCGCCCAGCCATTGACGCCGCGACGAAACACGTAATAAAAACCTTGACCCCTTCTCTACCGCCCAATTAGCCCTTAAAAGCACCATCACTCTCCATGTTCGAACGGCTCCGCCCAAAAAGCCTTGATATGTTCATCATCGCATGTGACCGACAACTTGTCGAGTTGTACCGTCAAAGGTTCAAAGGAAAAAACAGAGCTTGTTGTGCTCTTTACCTACGGGAGGTCTGCTGATGGAACCAAAACTGCGAGACTGACGTGATGAGAGGGTTCGGGCAACGCCACAAGATGATCGAGGATGAAATGCGCGTCAAGGGAGAGGAGAAAGGGGAATCCGCAGGGTATTGAACTTCATCCTACGGCATCGCGGCCTGTGATGGAGGCGAGATTGTACCATACGTGCTCACATGGTGTTTTCCGCGCCAGTAACAAAAGGCTTGTTGCTTAGATTATTCTTTGACTGTGGTGTTGGCTCTGGGACCTGCGCTGACGACGAGAGCTTGCCATGCTGTAAGCGCCACAGTCACTTTCGGCccacgatggcttcttcggCTTAAGTTCAATTTCGATTGTGAGACCGGTAGCATGCTACGCCTACATTTATCCAACCATGGTGCTCATCACGCAACTTTGACTCCACTTCCTCCAGCAAGTTGATCAATACCAACGAAAGCATACCTCAGAACATGCGGCTCTATGATATGCCCCAGGCCGCGCTCATCTCATGCATTACTTTGACAAGACAGTTATTTCCAGGAAGGGTACATCGTTGCTTAGCGTCACAGAAGAAAAACGGTGGAGGCGAAATACCCAGACCTCGGTCTCGGAAAACCTGATACTGTACGAATTGCGTGCAttagatcagatcagatgaCGTTCCATCTGATAAGATCATCTCGGTGAGCGATTTTCACAGACCCGTTGTTACCAGAAAAGCAGCCAATTAGACAAGTAGGCGATGACATGTTAAAATTCAAGGGTCCCCACGAGTTCAAGGCCGGTGCCGGACATGACGATGCCGAGGTTGTACTGTAAATAATGTCAGGCACGAGGATGCTTCATAAATgcatggtgatgaagatctTTGAAGGGTTAAAAGATACGTGAGTGAAGGACCTATCAGTAAATGCCATATCAAACTGCATGCATTTTGTCTCACAGCGCATTGCATCTCAACCACATTGGACGGTTCTTCACCCCACCATCAAGCCCCGAATTTGGTGATAGGCACATCTAGCCCACTTGAGTGGCTCCCGCATGGACGCGGCCCAAATCAAGAAGGCCgataaatttatataagtaccCAATACGCCGCCACAAAAAACCTGTTCTTTGCTCACACAGAACTTTTACCCCAGTATGactctcttcatcaatggcAAGATCCTCTCGAGGACTGTCGCCAGTTTGGCCGACGAACCTACCTTTGCTGAGAGCATGTACATAAAAGACGGCATTATTCAAGCCGTCGGTACGAAAGATGAAGTACAGGCCAAAGTCACAGGGGATGATGTTGTCACGCAGGATCTCGCGGGGAAGACGGTTCTGCCGGGTTTTGTAGATGGGCATATGCATCTTTTGCTACTGGGCCAGTCGTTGAGAAAGATTGCGCTGGAGGGATGTAAGAATCTGGATGATATTCTTCACGAGCTGCGCACGTACGCAAAAGCGAATCCGGATGTTCCGCGGATCATGGCAAAGGGTTGGATGCACTCCATGACGCCGGATGGAGTAACGGCCAAGATTCTGGATGAGATTGACGAGAGGCCGATTTATGTTGATACAAAGGACATGCACTCGACGTGGTGCAATTCCGCGGGCTTGAAGGAGATGAAAGTCGCTGATCTGGAGGATCCGCCGGGTGGTATCATCGAGAGGGATGAGAACGGCAAACCATCTGGTGTTCTCAGCGAAGCGTCCATCCTGTCGATTGTCTGGCCGACACTTGCGCAGCTTGCGTCGAATGAGGAGCGGATTGAGTGTATGCTCGCTGCGTTCAAAGCGTACCATGCGTCAGGATACACGGGGATAAtcgagatggcgatggatgAGTACAGCTGGGAGAGTCTCGTTGAGCTGAAGAGGAGATATCCCGATGTGGCCATGCGTGTTACGGCGTATTGGATCGTTAAACCTGCTGATACAGTTGAAGAGCGTATGAGGCAGGTTGACAGGGCGATTGAACTTGCGAAGCAGTATAG
This region includes:
- a CDS encoding hypothetical protein (EggNog:ENOG41), whose protein sequence is MSNPTYKIANVSETTLVDTTKPSTSTKPGLETTPHKPSLKEKIQRKLAGSVDPTKKPADPYKSWEARSGQQDNHFKPNAKANAFPVALL
- a CDS encoding hypothetical protein (EggNog:ENOG41), which produces MSFDCGFDIFPILCPTPENKMRYAEFLDDLTTVYKTDEEARLLILPSDADFPKFFDKRFVHFALTNNPRIPADPNNCDLFYSLRSTSVFDAAVIDTVKEIFVIAQHHFGSRVHFWTDESVIYTKGEVLRSEWEVSKREDVSDSK
- a CDS encoding hypothetical protein (EggNog:ENOG41) encodes the protein MTLFINGKILSRTVASLADEPTFAESMYIKDGIIQAVGTKDEVQAKVTGDDVVTQDLAGKTVLPGFVDGHMHLLLLGQSLRKIALEGCKNLDDILHELRTYAKANPDVPRIMAKGWMHSMTPDGVTAKILDEIDERPIYVDTKDMHSTWCNSAGLKEMKVADLEDPPGGIIERDENGKPSGVLSEASILSIVWPTLAQLASNEERIECMLAAFKAYHASGYTGIIEMAMDEYSWESLVELKRRYPDVAMRVTAYWIVKPADTVEERMRQVDRAIELAKQYSLETSPDLRIAGIKIICDGIIDACTAYLSEPYSSVASPPPFWSREDLEPVVKQAADAGIQIALHAIGDAAIHMAVDMLEKYGKPGARHRIEHLEVSSPEDAQRLGKLGLTASIQPVHADPAILRAWPRLIGPRRDRAFAYREFADSGALLALGSDSPTAPWNPLHNVYVAATRRSAREPDCEEVVNEHFKLGVCEAVVAGSQGAARSVFQDGRVGTLEVGKFADLVVADMEWDSRTLLKAEIRETWFAGKRVWSLGG